The proteins below come from a single Carassius carassius chromosome 11, fCarCar2.1, whole genome shotgun sequence genomic window:
- the lacc1 gene encoding purine nucleoside phosphorylase LACC1 produces MTAVTLVDLTHVRSSHYDTCVKERISEFCASSGNGSPEPVFFIADPESSVGTDRSPSSSLQEMFIGFRDSPQILYKSSLSAALYSFKQAIDKEDISKVKIVTSSRGRGLFQVYQELLFTSAYEFEYSVMFDSLSCECECCPSGQSTADAARELSTFLQHRPALRGDVTVLRSPFISDCFGHGFSTRTGGISYISTLSSLNLFCNPRRKDSRAVVAENLRRLGLQAGFHPKQFNLIKCNHASDVWVMGKPAPDSYDAMVTNQVGVVIAAPGADCMPLLFTDPVAKVIGVAHAGWKGTLMGVAIATVNAMVSEFGSRPEDIVCVIGPSVGPCCFTLEQGSAREFHSIHPDCVRHIDSSRPYVDIRLATRVLLERGGIKPEHMEDIRVPHKADSTLCTSCCPELFFSHVRDGLNFGTQIGFVWIK; encoded by the exons ATGACTGCAGTAACTCTCGTGGATCTCACTCACGTCCGCTCGTCACATTATGACACTTGTGTGAAAGAGCGCATCAGCGAGTTCTGTGCATCCTCCGGGAATGGCTCACCAGAGCCGGTCTTCTTCATCGCGGATCCAGAGAGCTCCGTGGGGACGGACAGATCTCCTAGCAGCTCACTTCAGGAGATGTTTATCGGGTTCAGAGACTCTCCTCAGATCCTGTACAAGAGCTCGCTCTCAGCCGCGTTATACTCATTCAAACAGGCTATAGACAAAGAGGACATCAGTAAGGTGAAGATCGTGACTTCGAGCCGCGGGAGAGGGTTGTTTCAGGTCTACCAGGAGCTCCTCTTCACCTCTGCGTATGAGTTCGAGTACAGTGTGATGTTTGACAGTCTGTCCTGCGAGTGTGAGTGCTGTCCCTCGGGTCAGAGCACAGCTGACGCTGCACGAGAGCTCAGCACGTTCCTACAGCACCGACCAGCGCTCAGAGGAGACGTCACAGTCCTCAGATCTCCTTTCATCTCAG ACTGCTTCGGTCATGGCTTTAGCACTCGTACTGGAGGTATTTCCTACATCAGCACTCTGAGCTCACTGAACCTCTTCTGTAACCCGCGGCGTAAAGACTCCAGAGCCGTGGTGGCTGAGAACCTCCGGCGGCTCGGCCTGCAGGCGGGATTTCACCCCAAACAGTTCAACCTCATAAAG TGTAATCATGCCAGTGATGTGTGGGTGATGGGCAAACCCGCCCCGGACAGTTACGATGCAATGGTGACCAATCAGGTGGGTGTTGTCATAGCAGCACCAGGAGCCGATTGCATGCCGCTGCTCTTCACTGACCCTGTAGCAAAGGTTATTGGAGTGGCACATGCAG GCTGGAAGGGGACCCTCATGGGAGTTGCCATTGCAACAGTGAACGCCATGGTGTCAGAGTTTGGCAGCAGGCCTGAAGACATTGTGTGTGTGATCGGTCCTTCTGTCGGGCCGTGCTGCTTTACTCTGGAGCAAGGTTCGGCCCGAGAGTTTCACTCCATACACCCAGACTGTGTTAGACACATCGACTCATCAAGACCTTATGTTGACATCAGACTTGCAACCAG AGTTCTGCTGGAGAGGGGTGGGATTAAACCCGAACACATGGAGGACATCAGGGTCCCACACAAGGCTGACTCCACTCTTTGCACCTCCTGCTGTCCTGAACTATTCTTCTCCCATGTGAGAGATGGACTCAACTTTGGGACACAAATTGGCTTTGTGTGGATCAAATAA